The following proteins come from a genomic window of Scomber japonicus isolate fScoJap1 chromosome 4, fScoJap1.pri, whole genome shotgun sequence:
- the LOC128357352 gene encoding protein lifeguard 2-like: MTQGKLSLANKSTNGSPSGQALVPPAPPSYEEATAGTSAPCYNDAEMLTEFTWDDRNIRRIFIRKVYAILMIQLLVTLAIVALFTFCDPVKDYIQSNPGWYWASYVVFFITYLTLSCCSAPRRQFPWNLILLAIFTLSLSYMTGMLSSFYNTKSVVLCLGITVAVCLLVTVFSFQTKVDVTSYQGVLFVFCMVMFISGLVLAIVLPFQYVPWLDAIYAALGAILFTMFLAFDTQLLMGNKRYTMSPEEYVFATLNIYLDIVYIFSFFLQIFGTKQE; this comes from the exons ATGACACAGGGCAAG CTGTCACTTGCAAACAAGTCCACCAATGGCTCCCCAAGTGGACAGGCATTAGTGCCCCCTGCTCCTCCCAGCTATGAGGAAGCCACTGCGG GCACCAGTGCCCCTTGCTATAATGATGCAGAGATGCTCACAGAGTTCACGTGGGATGATCGGAACATCAGGAGGATCTTCATCCGTAAG GTGTATGCCATCCTGATGATCCAGCTTTTGGTAACTCTTGCTATTGTGGCTCTTTTCACTTTCTG TGACCCTGTGAAGGACTACATTCAAAGCAACCCAGGGTGGTACTGGGCCTCTTA CGTTGTGTTCTTTATTACTTACCTGACTCTGTCTTGCTGCTCTGCACCAAG GAGGCAGTTTCCATGGAATCTGATCCTGCTTGCAATCTTT ACGCTGTCCCTCTCCTACATGACAGGGATGTTGTCCAG CTTCTATAACACGAAATCAGTGGTACTGTGTCTGGGCATCACAGTAGCAGTCTGTCTCCTTGTCACAGTCTTCAGCTTCCAAACTAAG GTTGATGTGACATCATACCAAGGTGTGTTGTTTGTCTTCTGCATGGTCATGTTCATTTCTGGACTGGTGCTTGCAATCGTCCTTCCCTTTCAATAT GTACCTTGGTTGGATGCCATCTACGCTGCCTTGGGAGCCATACTGTTTACCATG TTTTTGGCATTTGACACCCAGCTCCTCATGGGGAATAAGCGATACACCATGAGTCCAGAAGAGTATGTCTTTGCCACCCTCAACATCTACTTAGATATTGTCTAtatcttctccttcttcctccaaataTTTGGAACAAAACAGGAGTGA
- the mfsd5 gene encoding molybdate-anion transporter: MLVTAYLAITVLLALCVGLELTARRLTPPQPTPTAVANPAFRRFQSVFLRAYLLALWADWLQGPYLYKLYRHYSFLESQIAILYVCGLASCVLFAPFSGWLPQILGRRQTCLLFCLSYSACCLTKLSRDYFVLIVGRVLGGLSTSLLSTTFETWYVHHHVDVHDFPKEWIPSTFTKAATWNHALAVGAGLAANLLAEWLHLGPVAPFLLAVPCLVCCAWVVLTDWGKEEAEGGSEGDKQTLLLGTPNGGVTRMSVKARFSRSLHEGLRCLLSDRRVMLLGGVQALFESVLYIFVFLWTPVLDPHGPPLGIVFSCLMAASMAGSLLYRLATSTRYLLQPGHVLCLAVLMAFFSFFMLTFSTAPGQPRPHESFLAFLLLELACGLYFPAVSFLQGRVIPEEKRAGVLAWFRLPLHLLACLGLLALHGEVSGTGGGEGGSGTRHMFGGCAVMMLAALMAVVSLFTLGRNDTDLKLEGARGEGEMY, translated from the coding sequence ATGTTGGTGACAGCGTACCTTGCCATCACAGTCCTGCTTGCCCTGTGTGTTGGCCTCGAGCTCACAGCACGCCGCCTCACCCCACCTCAGCCGACTCCTACTGCTGTAGCCAACCCAGCCTTCCGTCGCTTCCAGAGTGTATTCCTCCGGGCATACCTGTTGGCTTTGTGGGCAGACTGGCTCCAGGGTCCTTACCTCTACAAACTCTACCGCCACTACAGCTTCCTGGAATCCCAAATAGCCATCTTATATGTCTGTGGCCTGGCTTCCTGTGTTCTGTTTGCTCCCTTTTCAGGCTGGCTCCCTCAAATTTTGGGCCGCAGACAGACATGTCTTCTTTTCTGCCTGTCCTACTCTGCTTGTTGTCTCACCAAACTGTCCAGAGACTACTTTGTGTTGATTGTGGGTCGTGTCCTGGGCGGTCTGTCCACATCCCTGCTCTCCACCACATTTGAGACCTGGTACGTGCACCATCACGTAGATGTCCATGATTTTCCCAAGGAGTGGATCCCCAGCACCTTCACCAAAGCTGCTACCTGGAACCATGCACTCGCTGTGGGAGCAGGGCTGGCGGCTAACCTGCTGGCTGAGTGGCTCCACCTGGGGCCCGTGGCTCCCTTTCTCCTGGCAGTCCCCTGCTTAGTGTGCTGTGCCTGGGTGGTGCTAACAGATTGGGGCAAGGAAGAGGCTGAAGGAGGTTCTGAAGGGGACAAACAGACACTGCTCCTTGGCACTCCAAATGGAGGTGTGACCCGTATGTCTGTTAAAGCCAGGTTCTCACGCAGCCTCCATGAGGGGCTGCGATGCCTGCTGTCAGACAGGAGAGTCATGCTTTTGGGTGGAGTGCAGGCTCTGTTTGAAAGTGTCCTCTACATTTTTGTGTTCCTGTGGACCCCAGTACTGGACCCTCATGGGCCTCCTTTGGGGATAGTGTTCTCTTGCCTCATGGCTGCCAGCATGGCTGGTTCCTTGCTGTACCGCCTAGCCACCTCCACACGCTACCTTCTACAGCCTGGCCACGTGCTCTGCTTGGCTGTTCTGATGgcattcttctctttcttcatgcTGACCTTCTCCACTGCCCCAGGCCAGCCTAGACCGCATGAATCCTTTCTGGCTTtcctgctgctggagctggcCTGTGGCCTCTACTTCCCTGCAGTAAGCTTTCTCCAGGGCAGAGTTATCCCAGAGGAGAAGCGAGCTGGTGTGCTGGCCTGGTTCCGGTTGCCTCTGCACCTGCTGGCCTGCCTAGGGCTGCTGGCACTCCATGGAGAGGTATCTGGAACAGGTGGAGGGGAGGGTGGCAGCGGTACCAGACACATGTTCGGAGGTTGTGCTGTCATGATGCTGGCAGCTTTGATGGCTGTCGTCAGTCTGTTCACCCTGGGAAGGAACGACACAGACTTGAAATTGGAAGGAgccagaggggagggggagatgTACTGA
- the nr1d4a gene encoding nuclear receptor subfamily 1, group D, member 4a, which produces MDNSPGGSGGVILYAGSAGSASPSPGSPGSPSSGYQTQSPSSHSQPSSPEEVTFTEIGVLKQRAAGCTTPSSKLVFQFPEVYSSPSAAAAQVTKHTYAHPIAGKRPCGFTGTFTKTGGMVLLCKVCGDIASGFHYGVHACEGCKGFFRRSIQQNINYKMCVKNENCLIMRMNRNRCQHCRFKKCLSVGMSRDAVRFGRIPKREKQRLLDEMQSYMNSLNESAAMDMDSSSMRDTTSSPEDGNSKEAIGAISRAYRDIFTTSSNNNNSSSSQERAVETAHIANKNNTSHSSQDASFHQVSSHPNSAQSYQGCPVAPVSRCPVAPVSRCPVAPNDNQPTFHSVDNNHITYLVSTNQNHDQSNGTTSQRGSSANHNSFRNAGSATNQSSCPWKLPPGAKVLACPLNACPVSGAEHSSQEVWESFSQCFTPAVKEVVEFAKGIPGFQELSQQDQVMLLKSGTFQVLMVRFCTLFNAQERTVTFLNGQTYPLSTLRALGMGLLLDTMFEFSEKLGSLGLEPDEMALFMAVVLVSADRSGISDMRAVEQLQEGLIRALRSLITRRRPDDTTLFPKLLLRLPDLRTLNNLHSDKLLAFRIDP; this is translated from the exons GAAGTGGAGGAGTCATCCTGTATGCAGGCTCGGCTGGCAGTGCCAGCCCCAGCCCTGGCAGCCCTGGGAGCCCCTCCAGTGGGTACCAAACCCAGTCACCTTCTTCACACTCCCAGCCTTCATCTCCAGAGGAGGTTACCTTCACAGAGATTGGGGTGCTGAAACAAAGGGCAGCAGGGTGCACCACTCCATCCTCCAAACTGGTATTCCAGTTCCCAGAGGTCTACAGTAGCCCCTCAGCAGCAGCCGCTCAGGTCACTAAGCATACCTATGCACATCCGATTGCAGGAAAGAGGCCATGCGGGTTCACAGGAACTTTCACCA AGACAGGTGGAATGGTCCTGCTCTGCAAAGTCTGTGGGGACATTGCATCTGGTTTCCACTATGGAGTGCATGCTTGCGAAGGTTGCAAG gGTTTTTTCCGCCGCAGTATCCAGCAGAACATCAACTACAAGATGTGTGTGAAGAACGAGAACTGTCTGATCATGCGGATGAACCGCAACCGGTGCCAGCACTGCCGCTTCAAGAAATGCCTCTCTGTTGGCATGTCAAGAGATG cTGTTCGTTTTGGTCGCATCCCTAAAAGAGAGAAGCAGCGACTTCTGGATGAGATGCAGAGTTACATGAACAGCCTAAATGAGTCGGCTGCCATGGACATGGACTCATCTTCCATGAGGGACACTACCTCCAGCCCAGAAGATGGCAACTCAAAAGAGGCCATCGGGGCCATCTCCAGAGCCTACCGTGACATCTTCAccaccagcagcaacaacaacaacagcagcagcagccaggagAGAGCAGTAGAGACAGCTCACATtgccaacaaaaacaacacGTCTCACTCTTCTCAGGATGCCAGTTTTCACCAGGTTTCATCTCACCCCAACTCTGCCCAGAGTTATCAGGGTTGCCCTGTTGCCCCTGTGTCACGTTGCCCAGTTGCCCCTGTGTCACGTTGCCCAGTTGCCCCTAATGACAACCAGCCTACATTCCACAGTGTGGACAACAATCACATCACCTACTTAGTTTCAACAAATCAGAATCATGATCAGTCTAATGGCACAACTTCTCAAAGAGGCAGCTCTGCCAATCATAACAGTTTTCGCAATGCAGGAAGTGCCACAAATCAGTCCTCCTGCCCATGGAAATTACCACCAGGAGCTAAAGTGCTG GCCTGCCCTCTCAATGCATGCCCTGTATCAGGAGCAGAGCACTCGAGTCAGGAGGTGTGGGAATCTTTCTCTCAGTGTTTCACTCCTGCTGTTAAGGAGGTGGTAGAGTTTGCCAAGGGCATCCCTGGATTTCAAGAGCTTAGCCAGCAAGACCAGGTCATGCTGCTCAAATCAGGGACTTTCCAG GTTCTGATGGTGAGGTTCTGCACCTTGTTCAATGCACAGGAGCGTACAGTGACATTCCTGAATGGCCAAACTTATCCCCTGTCCACTCTGCGGGCTTTGGGCATGGGCTTACTGCTGGATACAATGTTCGAGTTCAGTGAGAAGTTGGGCTCTCTGGGGCTAGAACCAGATGAAATGGCTCTCTTCATGGCTGTGGTGCTGGTCTCTGCAG ATCGTTCTGGTATTTCAGACATGCGGGCTGTAGAGCAGCTCCAGGAGGGTCTGATCCGCGCCCTACGATCACTGATCACTCGCCGTCGCCCAGACGACACCACCCTCTTCCCCAAACTCCTCCTGCGACTGCCAGACCTGCGCACCCTCAACAATCTGCACTCCGACAAACTATTGGCCTTTCGCATTGACCCTTGA